The sequence below is a genomic window from Flagellimonas marinaquae.
GGATCTCTTCCATGGAAACCCTGTACTGGTCTAATCCGGCCATCATTTGGGCCAGTTTCTTGTTAAGTTCAAAAAAAATATTGACTCCCAAACTAAAATTGGAAGCATAGATAAAGGCGCTCTGGTTGGCATTGCAAATCTCGATGGCATCTTCGTATTTTTCCAACCAACCTGTTGTGCCACTAATTACGGGAACTTTGTGCTTAAAACAACGGGTTATGTTCTCAAAAGCTGCTTCCGGGGTGCTAAAATCTATAGCAACATCGAATGCGGAATAATCAACTTCCTGCGAGCTATCGTTTATTTTTGCGGTTATGGTATGACCTCTATCCTGAGCAATTTGCTCGATTTTTTTTCCCATTTTACCATATCCGAAGAGACCAATATTCATCAAACTAAAATTTTATGACCATAGCCATTCCATAGTTTGGCCTATTGGTGAAAGGATTAATTTCTATGTAGGGGTTAAAATCCACTGCAAGGTCATCGCTTACATTGTATTGT
It includes:
- the dapB gene encoding 4-hydroxy-tetrahydrodipicolinate reductase — its product is MNIGLFGYGKMGKKIEQIAQDRGHTITAKINDSSQEVDYSAFDVAIDFSTPEAAFENITRCFKHKVPVISGTTGWLEKYEDAIEICNANQSAFIYASNFSLGVNIFFELNKKLAQMMAGLDQYRVSMEEIHHTQKLDAPSGTAITLAEGIISNSTYDKWKLNESGDHIVPIKSIRESTVPGTHTVNYGSAVDNIQIKHEAHNREGFALGAVIASEWIQGKKGVFTMRDVLNLS